One window of Trifolium pratense cultivar HEN17-A07 linkage group LG5, ARS_RC_1.1, whole genome shotgun sequence genomic DNA carries:
- the LOC123886908 gene encoding uncharacterized protein LOC123886908, giving the protein MGDRKGDVRIYVISTFFFACTIGGGIFLCIYIFLPDSEAVPEYLYAGMTLVAIPWLSWFLIFIYRCIRPLHVKSDEHHNNNNRSGNNPAIWTPKATQTDVPPVVTSPSGAKSPVHSPGGGERHVQFGAVVEMGNGIGGGGEEHHHNEDHESKEEQEKPTLVMVEH; this is encoded by the coding sequence ATGGGAGATAGAAAAGGAGATGTTAGAATATATGTCATCTCTACTTTTTTCTTTGCATGCACAATTGGAGGAGGAATCTTCCTTTGCATATACATATTCCTACCGGATTCCGAAGCTGTACCGGAGTATCTCTATGCAGGCATGACATTAGTAGCAATTCCATGGCTATCTTGGtttctcatatttatatatagatGCATTAGGCCTCTTCATGTCAAATCTGATGAACACCATAATAATAACAATCGTAGCGGTAATAATCCTGCAATTTGGACACCAAAAGCTACACAAACAGATGTTCCTCCTGTTGTTACCAGCCCTTCTGGTGCAAAATCACCTGTTCATTCCCCTGGTGGTGGAGAGCGTCATGTTCAATTCGGTGCGGTTGTGGAGATGGGGAATGGAATTGGTGGTGGCGGCGAAGAACACCATCATAATGAAGATCATGAGTCCAAGgaagaacaagaaaaaccaaCATTGGTAATGGTTGAGCACTAG